A stretch of the Rodentibacter haemolyticus genome encodes the following:
- a CDS encoding NERD domain-containing protein translates to MAILIPEQSIIDKQKVSPTPGEQYLINFLVTNLNDEYEIYYQPYLNGKNPDVILMRRGGGILIIEVKDWSLSNYYIDGEGDWRLLKNDAYIQSPLAQVEGYKDKIYNLSYRFLYENMINRDVYGVIRTAVYFHNENREYISKFISNENYIKLIGRNNMNVPFWHSLLNELYLSKRSRLFNDELYFSIKRYLKPSFHQSEIGKEIHYSNEQKVLTISEVKKRQKIKGCAGSGKTLVLARRAVNAHLRTNDKVLILTFNLSLVNYIHDQISNVRENFAWKNFYITNYHTFLKNTPVCMTWKLKDMKIMIMRIFLNLKVIL, encoded by the coding sequence ATGGCAATTCTCATTCCTGAACAATCAATTATTGATAAGCAAAAAGTATCCCCTACGCCAGGTGAACAGTATCTAATTAATTTTTTAGTTACTAATTTAAATGATGAGTATGAAATATACTATCAACCATATTTAAATGGTAAAAATCCTGATGTTATTTTAATGAGAAGAGGAGGGGGGATTTTAATAATTGAAGTAAAAGATTGGAGCCTTTCAAATTATTATATTGATGGTGAGGGTGATTGGCGATTATTAAAGAATGATGCGTACATTCAATCTCCATTGGCACAAGTTGAAGGCTATAAAGATAAAATTTATAATTTAAGTTATAGGTTTTTATATGAAAATATGATAAATAGGGATGTATATGGTGTAATTAGAACAGCTGTATATTTTCATAATGAAAACAGAGAGTATATTTCAAAGTTTATAAGCAATGAGAATTATATTAAGTTAATAGGACGCAATAATATGAATGTCCCGTTTTGGCATTCATTACTAAATGAACTCTATCTTAGTAAAAGAAGTAGGCTTTTTAATGATGAGCTATATTTTAGCATAAAAAGGTATTTAAAACCTTCTTTTCATCAATCTGAAATAGGAAAAGAAATACATTATAGCAATGAACAAAAAGTACTTACTATTAGCGAAGTGAAAAAAAGACAGAAAATAAAAGGATGTGCTGGAAGTGGGAAAACTCTAGTTTTAGCCAGAAGAGCTGTTAATGCTCATTTAAGAACAAATGATAAAGTGCTTATACTGACATTTAACTTATCTTTGGTTAATTATATACATGACCAAATAAGCAATGTTAGAGAGAATTTTGCATGGAAAAATTTTTATATTACTAATTACCATACTTTTTTAAAGAACACGCCAGTATGTATGACTTGGAAATTGAAGGATATGAAGATTATGATAATGAGGATTTTTTTAAATCTAAAAGTAATTCTATAA
- a CDS encoding restriction endonuclease: MAEPKGSSEENQLRTTERHKIDSAKRFFKALNQETTDPKVRYGVVSEFGEVEKRDKDKIYSPLT, encoded by the coding sequence ATCGCCGAGCCCAAAGGCTCAAGCGAAGAAAACCAGCTCCGCACCACCGAACGGCATAAAATCGACAGTGCCAAACGCTTTTTCAAAGCCCTTAACCAAGAAACCACCGACCCAAAAGTGCGTTATGGCGTAGTGAGTGAATTTGGTGAAGTAGAAAAGAGAGATAAGGATAAAATTTATTCTCCCTTGACTTGA
- the metH gene encoding methionine synthase: MSQIAVATPARTTLLETALTQRILILDGAMGTMIQQYKLTEADFRGERFKQSAVDLRGNNDLLSLTQPLLISAIHEKYLAAGADIIETNTFSATTIAQADYDLQAVAYELNFAGAKLARLAADKYSTPEKPRFVAGILGPTNRTASISPDVNDPGFRNITFMQLVEAYAEAARGLIEGGADILMIETIFDTLNAKAAAFAIDQVFEELGVRLPIMISGTITDASGRTLSGQTTEAFYNSLRHAKPLSFGLNCALGPKELRPYVEVMSKICETYVSVHPNAGLPNAFGGYDLSEVDMAAHLKEWAESGFVNIIGGCCGTTPEHIQAFAEAVENVTPRKLPQIKTAMRLSGLEPLNIDDNSLFVNVGERNNVTGSAKFKRLIKEEKYAEAMEIAIDQVENGAQVIDVNMDEALLDSQQCMTRFLNIMATEPDAAKVPVMIDSSKWEVIEAGLQAIQGKGIVNSISLKEGEEKFIQQAKLVRRYGAAVVVMAFDEVGQADTEDRKVEICTRAYRILVDQVGFPPEDIIFDPNIFAIGTGIEEHNNYGVDFINATGRIKQTLPHAKISGGVSNVSFSFRGNNVMREAIHAVFLYHAIKQGMDMGIVNAGQLAIYDDLDPELREIVEDAVLNRHSDATERLLDLAEKYRNSTASTEDNTIAEWRTWSVEERLRHALVKGITTHIIEDTEEARQQFSSPLEVIEGPLMAGMDVVGDLFGDGKMFLPQVVKSARVMKQSVAYLEPFINATKQKGSSNGKVVIATVKGDVHDIGKNIVSVVLQCNNFEVIDLGVMVPAEKIIQTAIDEKADIIGLSGLITPSLDEMEYFLGEMNRLKLSIPVIIGGATTSKEHTAIKLYPKYNYEVIYTTNASRAVTVCAALMNPDSKAELWARMKKEYEQIQQAFANKKAPRKQLPIEEARANRFDAFSGEWADYQVPVPKQTGIVEYKNVPIATLRQFIDWSPFFRLWGLMGGYPDAFDYPEGGEEARKVYNDAQRVLDELEQNHKLNPSGILGIFPANSVGDDIEIYANSDRTLVAGKAYHLRQQAERGKNSKSPYNLCLSDFIATKESGRQDWFGMFAVCAGIEEHDLVDGYKAAGDDYNAILLQAVGDRLAEAMAEYLHFELRTKVWGYSQENLENDRLIREDYIGIRPAPGYPSCPEHTEKQLIWDLLEVEQRIGMKLTESYAMWPAASVCGWYFTHPESNYFTLGRIDEDQARDYAERKGWSEATMLKWLSVAMK, encoded by the coding sequence ATGTCTCAAATCGCAGTGGCTACGCCAGCACGCACCACCCTTTTAGAAACCGCTCTTACCCAACGCATCTTAATTTTAGACGGGGCAATGGGGACAATGATTCAGCAATATAAACTGACCGAAGCGGATTTCCGTGGCGAGCGGTTTAAACAAAGTGCGGTGGATTTGCGGGGCAATAATGATCTGTTAAGCCTTACCCAACCCCTGTTGATTTCCGCCATTCACGAAAAATATTTGGCGGCGGGGGCGGACATCATTGAAACCAATACCTTTAGTGCCACCACTATCGCCCAAGCAGATTATGATTTGCAAGCGGTCGCTTATGAACTAAATTTTGCAGGTGCAAAATTGGCACGGTTGGCGGCGGATAAATATAGCACGCCTGAAAAACCTCGCTTTGTGGCGGGGATTTTAGGTCCAACTAACCGTACCGCCTCGATTTCCCCCGATGTGAATGATCCCGGTTTTCGTAATATTACCTTTATGCAACTGGTGGAAGCCTATGCTGAAGCCGCCCGTGGTTTGATTGAAGGCGGAGCGGATATTTTGATGATCGAAACTATTTTCGACACCCTGAACGCTAAAGCTGCCGCTTTCGCTATTGATCAAGTGTTTGAGGAATTGGGCGTGCGGTTGCCGATTATGATTTCCGGCACTATTACCGATGCTTCAGGGCGAACGCTGTCGGGACAAACCACCGAGGCATTCTACAATTCTCTCCGCCACGCTAAGCCGCTCAGTTTTGGTTTGAACTGTGCATTAGGACCGAAAGAGTTGCGACCTTATGTGGAAGTGATGTCGAAAATCTGCGAAACCTATGTGTCCGTTCATCCAAATGCCGGTTTGCCGAATGCCTTTGGTGGCTATGATTTAAGTGAGGTCGATATGGCGGCACATTTAAAAGAGTGGGCGGAAAGCGGTTTTGTCAATATTATTGGCGGTTGTTGCGGTACCACCCCAGAACATATCCAAGCCTTTGCGGAAGCCGTTGAAAACGTTACGCCACGCAAATTACCGCAAATTAAAACTGCAATGCGATTATCGGGGCTTGAGCCGCTCAATATTGATGATAATAGCCTGTTTGTGAACGTGGGCGAACGCAATAACGTAACGGGTTCGGCAAAATTCAAGCGGCTAATTAAAGAAGAAAAATACGCCGAAGCAATGGAAATCGCCATTGACCAAGTAGAAAATGGGGCACAGGTAATTGATGTGAATATGGACGAGGCATTGCTCGATTCACAACAATGTATGACTCGTTTCCTCAATATTATGGCGACCGAACCCGATGCAGCGAAAGTGCCGGTGATGATCGATTCCTCAAAATGGGAAGTGATTGAGGCAGGGCTGCAAGCCATTCAAGGCAAAGGGATTGTCAATTCTATTTCCTTAAAAGAGGGCGAGGAAAAATTTATCCAACAGGCGAAACTGGTTCGCCGTTATGGTGCGGCAGTGGTCGTGATGGCGTTTGACGAAGTAGGGCAAGCGGACACAGAAGATCGCAAGGTGGAAATCTGTACCCGAGCGTATCGCATTTTGGTGGATCAGGTGGGCTTTCCGCCGGAAGATATTATTTTCGACCCGAATATTTTTGCCATTGGCACGGGCATTGAAGAACACAATAACTATGGCGTGGATTTTATCAATGCCACAGGACGAATTAAACAAACTCTACCCCACGCCAAGATTTCGGGCGGTGTGTCGAATGTGTCCTTCTCTTTCCGGGGCAACAATGTGATGCGTGAAGCCATACACGCCGTGTTCTTGTATCACGCCATTAAACAGGGGATGGATATGGGGATTGTGAACGCCGGACAGCTTGCCATTTATGACGATCTTGATCCCGAACTGCGTGAAATCGTGGAAGATGCGGTACTCAATCGCCACTCTGATGCCACCGAGCGTTTGCTCGATCTGGCAGAAAAATACCGAAATTCCACCGCTAGCACAGAGGATAACACCATTGCTGAATGGCGAACGTGGAGCGTAGAAGAACGCTTGAGACACGCCCTAGTCAAAGGCATTACCACGCATATTATTGAAGACACGGAAGAAGCCCGTCAGCAATTTAGTTCGCCGTTGGAGGTTATTGAAGGACCGTTAATGGCGGGAATGGACGTGGTGGGTGATTTGTTCGGCGATGGTAAAATGTTCTTGCCGCAAGTGGTGAAATCCGCACGGGTAATGAAGCAATCCGTTGCTTATTTAGAACCCTTTATCAACGCTACCAAGCAGAAAGGCTCAAGCAACGGCAAGGTAGTGATTGCCACCGTGAAAGGCGACGTGCACGACATCGGCAAAAATATCGTTAGCGTAGTGTTGCAATGTAATAATTTTGAAGTGATCGACTTAGGTGTAATGGTGCCGGCGGAGAAAATCATTCAAACGGCGATTGACGAAAAAGCGGATATTATCGGCTTGAGCGGCTTGATTACCCCGTCTTTAGACGAAATGGAGTATTTTTTAGGCGAAATGAACCGCTTGAAACTCAGTATTCCGGTGATTATCGGCGGGGCGACTACGTCCAAAGAACACACGGCGATCAAACTCTATCCGAAATATAACTATGAGGTGATTTATACCACCAACGCCTCCCGTGCCGTTACCGTCTGTGCAGCGTTAATGAACCCCGATAGCAAGGCGGAATTGTGGGCAAGAATGAAGAAAGAATACGAGCAAATTCAACAGGCTTTCGCCAACAAAAAAGCTCCCCGCAAGCAGTTGCCGATTGAGGAAGCCCGAGCTAACCGCTTTGACGCTTTCAGCGGCGAATGGGCGGATTATCAAGTGCCAGTGCCAAAACAAACAGGGATCGTGGAATATAAAAACGTCCCGATTGCCACTTTACGTCAATTTATTGACTGGTCGCCGTTCTTCAGACTTTGGGGCTTAATGGGCGGCTACCCTGATGCTTTTGATTATCCGGAAGGCGGCGAAGAAGCCCGCAAAGTCTATAATGACGCCCAGCGAGTGTTAGACGAATTGGAACAAAATCACAAACTCAACCCAAGCGGGATTTTAGGCATTTTTCCGGCAAACAGCGTGGGCGATGATATTGAAATCTACGCCAATTCCGACCGCACTTTAGTGGCGGGCAAAGCCTACCATCTCCGTCAACAAGCTGAACGGGGCAAAAACAGCAAAAGCCCGTATAACCTATGTTTAAGCGACTTTATCGCAACGAAAGAAAGCGGTCGCCAAGACTGGTTTGGAATGTTTGCCGTCTGTGCCGGCATTGAAGAACACGATTTAGTGGACGGCTACAAAGCCGCAGGCGACGACTACAACGCCATTCTACTCCAAGCCGTCGGCGACCGCCTCGCTGAAGCAATGGCGGAATACCTACATTTTGAATTACGAACAAAAGTTTGGGGCTATTCGCAAGAAAATTTAGAAAACGACCGCTTGATCCGAGAAGACTACATAGGTATCCGCCCCGCCCCCGGATACCCAAGCTGCCCCGAACATACCGAAAAACAACTGATTTGGGACTTGCTCGAAGTAGAACAACGCATCGGTATGAAACTCACTGAAAGCTACGCAATGTGGCCGGCAGCTTCGGTTTGTGGTTGGTATTTCACCCACCCTGAGAGTAACTATTTCACACTGGGGAGAATTGATGAAGATCAGGCGAGGGATTATGCGGAACGTAAGGGATGGAGTGAAGCGACTATGTTAAAGTGGTTGAGTGTGGCGATGAAATAA
- a CDS encoding class I SAM-dependent DNA methyltransferase — MSLNNLVKRLQDVMRNDAGINGDAQRIEQIVWILFLKIYDAKEQEWELIDGNYRSILPDFLRWSNWAKDNKDGKAMTGDELLNFVNNELFPTLKNLLISANTPVNQRILQAAFENNNNYMKNGVLLRQVINIIDEINFDEYQERHAFGDIYENILKSLQSAGNAGEFYTPRAVTDFMVQMLAPKLGEKIADFACGTGGFLISALKILEKQIQSVSDRTLFNHSVYGIEKKALPHLLCVTNLLLHDIDNPNVHHDNALEKNIKDYTEEEKFDVILMNPPYGGSEIDQIKMNFPTALRSSETADLFMSVIMYRLKKNGRGAIVLPDGFLFGTDNAKVAIKQKLMSEMNLHTVIRLPHSVFAPYTSITTNILFFDNSQPTTETWFYRLDMPEGYKNFSKTKPMKLEHFNEVIKWWHNRQPIEIDGFDKAKSYSYQEIADRQFNIDLCGFPHKEEKILPPNELIANYQQKRTALNADIDQILAEITGILGIKL, encoded by the coding sequence ATGAGCCTAAACAACCTCGTAAAGCGTCTGCAAGATGTAATGCGAAACGATGCCGGGATCAACGGTGATGCCCAACGTATTGAGCAAATCGTCTGGATTTTATTTCTCAAAATTTACGATGCAAAAGAACAAGAATGGGAACTGATTGACGGCAATTATCGCTCCATTTTGCCTGATTTTTTACGTTGGTCAAACTGGGCAAAAGACAATAAAGACGGCAAGGCTATGACGGGCGATGAATTATTGAATTTCGTCAATAACGAGTTATTCCCTACCTTAAAAAACCTGCTGATTTCAGCAAATACACCAGTGAATCAGCGAATTCTTCAGGCTGCATTTGAAAATAATAATAACTATATGAAAAATGGCGTATTGTTACGCCAAGTCATTAACATTATTGATGAAATTAATTTCGATGAATATCAAGAACGCCACGCTTTCGGTGATATTTATGAAAATATCCTGAAAAGTTTACAGAGTGCAGGCAATGCAGGGGAATTTTATACGCCACGAGCCGTGACCGATTTTATGGTGCAGATGCTCGCCCCAAAACTAGGGGAAAAAATTGCCGATTTTGCCTGTGGCACAGGGGGATTTTTAATATCGGCATTAAAGATACTAGAAAAACAAATCCAGTCCGTTTCTGACCGCACTTTGTTTAATCATTCCGTCTATGGCATTGAGAAAAAAGCCTTACCGCACTTGCTTTGTGTAACAAATTTATTGCTCCACGATATTGATAACCCAAATGTCCATCACGACAATGCGTTAGAAAAAAACATCAAAGATTACACCGAAGAGGAAAAATTTGATGTGATTTTGATGAATCCCCCCTATGGAGGGAGCGAGATTGACCAGATCAAAATGAATTTCCCTACCGCATTACGCAGCAGTGAAACAGCAGATCTGTTTATGTCTGTGATTATGTATCGCTTAAAGAAAAACGGGCGGGGGGCGATTGTACTCCCTGATGGCTTTCTATTCGGTACGGATAACGCCAAAGTGGCGATTAAGCAAAAACTGATGAGCGAAATGAATTTGCACACGGTTATTCGCCTCCCCCATAGCGTTTTTGCCCCTTATACCTCAATCACGACCAATATTCTCTTTTTTGATAACAGCCAACCAACGACAGAAACGTGGTTTTATCGCCTTGATATGCCTGAAGGGTATAAAAATTTCTCGAAAACCAAGCCGATGAAATTAGAACATTTCAACGAAGTCATAAAGTGGTGGCACAACCGACAGCCGATTGAAATTGACGGTTTCGATAAAGCGAAAAGCTACTCTTACCAAGAGATTGCCGACCGCCAATTTAATATCGACTTATGCGGTTTCCCTCATAAAGAAGAGAAAATTTTACCCCCTAATGAGCTAATTGCAAATTATCAACAAAAACGCACCGCTTTAAATGCCGATATTGACCAAATTCTAGCCGAAATTACAGGGATCTTGGGAATTAAATTATAG
- a CDS encoding ATP-binding domain-containing protein, protein MYDLEIEGYEDYDNEDFFKSKSNSIKRYNVILIDEIQDYKQSWLNLVVNYFSHSNTEIVVFGDEKQNIYDRELDENKEIKITGISGKWNKSLNKSFRFNNKIADLAVGFQKKFLSNKYVLDNVVIQQELDFGSPIMDYYKINFESEKIIGFIFDMLNGYNIHSNDIAILSDKISLLRDVEYSIRELYKEDTMITFETIEEYKGLEKINKLNKENIDKIRRAKKVAFWLNSGTMKLSTVHSFKGWEAHTVFLFIDDKSNDELIYTGITRARQNIVIINFGNMKYHDFFIKHMKVIRDEF, encoded by the coding sequence ATGTATGACTTGGAAATTGAAGGATATGAAGATTATGATAATGAGGATTTTTTTAAATCTAAAAGTAATTCTATAAAAAGATATAATGTAATTCTAATTGATGAGATTCAGGATTATAAACAATCTTGGCTTAATTTAGTGGTCAATTATTTTTCACATTCAAATACTGAGATAGTTGTTTTTGGTGATGAAAAGCAAAACATCTATGACAGAGAATTAGATGAGAACAAGGAAATAAAAATAACAGGGATATCAGGAAAATGGAATAAGTCATTAAATAAATCATTTAGATTTAACAATAAAATAGCTGATTTAGCTGTTGGATTTCAAAAGAAGTTCTTAAGTAATAAATATGTTTTAGATAATGTTGTCATACAGCAAGAATTGGATTTTGGTTCTCCAATAATGGATTATTACAAAATAAACTTTGAATCCGAGAAAATAATTGGCTTTATTTTTGATATGTTAAATGGTTATAATATTCATTCTAATGATATTGCAATTCTATCCGATAAAATCTCTCTTTTAAGAGATGTTGAGTATAGCATTAGAGAATTATACAAAGAAGATACAATGATAACTTTTGAAACAATAGAAGAGTATAAAGGGTTAGAAAAAATAAATAAATTAAACAAAGAAAATATAGATAAAATAAGACGAGCTAAAAAAGTTGCCTTTTGGCTGAATTCTGGAACGATGAAATTATCTACAGTTCATAGTTTTAAAGGATGGGAAGCTCACACTGTATTTCTTTTCATTGATGATAAGTCGAATGATGAGTTGATATATACTGGTATAACCCGAGCTAGACAAAATATAGTCATAATTAATTTTGGAAATATGAAATATCATGATTTTTTTATTAAGCATATGAAAGTAATAAGAGATGAATTTTAA
- a CDS encoding L-cysteine desulfidase family protein: MNQERLKEIEAPLLHIVERDVVPALGCTEPISLALASATAAKYLGKTPTKIEAKVSPNLMKNGLGVAVPGTGMVGLPIAAAVGALGGDPDGGLQVLKHITPQQVSNAKAMLEQKCVSVDIHPTDHILYSEAVLFADSERVKVVIQDQHTNIIFIEKNGEVLFEKTADERTDCDPYDIFKRINAREIFDFSCQVALDKIRFIGQADKLNRALSNEGLRENYGLHIGRTLRKQVGSGLISDDLLSKIMIETTAASDARMGGATLPAMSNSGSGNQGIAATMPVVVVSDYLKVDEEKRLRALFLSHLMAIYIHSKLPKLSALCAVTTASMGSCAGIAYLLTGKFETAGMGICSMIGDISGIICDGAANSCAMKVSTSVASGYKSVLMAMDETCVTGNEGIVEHDLDRTIDNLCAIASKSMQHIDRQVIEIMVNKPCP, translated from the coding sequence ATGAACCAAGAAAGACTAAAAGAAATCGAAGCACCGTTACTCCACATTGTCGAGCGTGATGTTGTGCCGGCATTGGGTTGTACAGAACCTATCTCCCTTGCATTGGCTTCTGCTACGGCAGCTAAATATTTAGGTAAAACACCGACAAAAATTGAAGCGAAAGTATCACCCAACTTAATGAAAAACGGTTTAGGTGTCGCCGTGCCGGGAACGGGTATGGTCGGCTTGCCGATCGCTGCGGCGGTTGGGGCGTTGGGTGGCGATCCCGATGGTGGCTTGCAAGTATTAAAACATATTACACCGCAGCAAGTCTCAAATGCGAAAGCAATGCTGGAGCAAAAATGCGTTTCAGTAGATATTCACCCGACCGACCATATTTTATATTCCGAAGCGGTATTGTTTGCGGATAGTGAGCGGGTAAAAGTCGTCATTCAAGATCAACACACCAACATTATTTTTATTGAAAAAAATGGCGAAGTGCTATTTGAGAAAACGGCAGATGAACGTACCGATTGCGATCCCTATGATATTTTCAAGCGGATTAACGCACGAGAAATTTTTGATTTTTCCTGCCAAGTGGCATTAGATAAAATTCGCTTTATCGGACAAGCGGATAAACTCAACCGCGCCCTTTCTAACGAAGGTTTACGTGAAAATTATGGCTTACACATCGGCAGAACCTTGCGTAAACAAGTCGGCAGCGGCTTAATTTCCGATGATTTACTCAGCAAAATTATGATCGAAACCACCGCCGCCTCAGATGCCAGAATGGGCGGTGCTACCCTACCCGCAATGAGTAATTCCGGTTCGGGTAACCAAGGAATTGCCGCAACAATGCCGGTTGTGGTGGTATCGGATTATTTAAAGGTTGATGAAGAAAAACGCCTTCGTGCTTTATTTTTATCCCATTTAATGGCGATTTATATTCACAGTAAATTGCCAAAATTATCCGCACTTTGTGCCGTAACCACCGCTTCTATGGGGAGTTGTGCAGGCATTGCTTATTTGCTAACGGGTAAATTTGAAACCGCCGGTATGGGCATTTGCAGTATGATTGGCGACATCAGCGGTATCATCTGTGATGGCGCGGCAAATAGTTGCGCAATGAAAGTTTCCACCAGTGTCGCTTCCGGTTATAAATCCGTCCTGATGGCAATGGACGAAACCTGTGTAACAGGTAATGAAGGCATTGTTGAACACGATCTCGATCGCACCATTGATAATCTATGCGCCATCGCCTCCAAAAGTATGCAACATATCGATCGTCAAGTGATTGAAATTATGGTAAACAAACCCTGCCCATAA